The segment ACCCGTCGGCCTGCAACGCGGTCGAAACGCTGCTCGTGCACCGTGACTTCCTGCCGCGTTTCGAGGGCGTGGCGCGAGCCCTGGTCGATGCCGGCGTCGAGCTGCGCGCGGACGACGAAGCTCGACCGCACTGTCCGGTGGCGCTCGCGGCGGTGGAGGAGGACTGGTCGGCGGAGTACCTCGACCTGATCGTGGCGGTGCGGACGGTGAGCGATCTCGACGAGGCGATCGCTCACATCCATCGGTACGGAAGCGCGCACACCGACGCCATAGTCGCCTCCGATCCCGAGGCGCAGCGCCGGTTCCTGAACGAGGTCGACTCCGCGTCGGTCTTCGTCAACGCCTCGACCCGATTTGCCGACGGCTTCCGCTACGGACTCGGCGCCGAGGTGGGCATCTCCACAGGGCGCATTCACGCCCGCGGTCCGGTCGGCGTCGAGGGCCTGCTCACCACGCGTTGGCTTTTGGAAGGCAGTGGTCAGGTTGCGGGCGACTACGGTCCCGGCAAGCGCTCGTTCAGCCACCGGAGCCTGTCCACGGATTGAGGTAGCCCCGGCGGGTGACCGCCACGGTGAAGGCGGTCGACACCCTTCGCTTCGCTCGGGACCAGGCGGAGGATGACCGTCACGTGGACCTCTGCGATCCGCGCCCGGAGGCCGGCCGTGCGCGCCTCGGAGCGAGCCTCTCTTCGCTCGCGGAGAGGCGGCGCCGGCGGCCTCTATCGGTCGAGCCGCCAGATCCCGGTCGCGCCCGGGGGTAGCAGCAGTCCCAGGTTTCCGGAGGCACCGTTTAGCTGGGCGTTGCCGTCGACATAGATCTCGTCGCGCTCGGGAGCTTCGCGATCGATGCCGGATACCGTCTGGAAGCCATCGGACAGGTTGATCGCGATCAGCACCCGCTCGCTGGACCGACTTCGAACGAAGACCATGATCGAAGGGTTGTCGACGTCCAGAAGCTCGAGGTTGCCGGCGCCGAGGGCCGGCGACGTGGAACGGGCTCGAATCAGACCGCGGTAATGGCTGAGAAGCGATCTCGAGTCCTCGGTTTGAGATTCGACGTTGGTGCGCTGGTGGCCGGGCGCCAGCGGAAACCAGGGTTGTCCGGCGGTGAAACCGCCGCTCACCGTGTCATCCCAGGGCATGGGTGTGCGCTTCGACTCGTCGCCCGAGGTCGGGCCGTTGCCCAGCCCGAGCTCCTCGCCGTAGTAGACGAAGGGCACTCCCGGAAGGGTCAGCAAGATCGACGCGGCGGTCCGCAGCCGGGCCGCGTCGTTGCCGAGCTCGGCGGCCAGGCGACGCTGGTCGTGGTTGGTCAGGAACGGAGTGTCTCGAACGCCCGCCGGATAGGCGGCAGCCATTTCCGACAGCACGGTGTCGATCTCGGTTCGATCTCGGTCACGAACAGCGCGAATGACGGCGCTCGCCAGTGGGAAATTGAAGTTCAAAGGCAGCTCGTCCCCGCCGGGAACGGCGTTAGTCGAGCCGAAGTAGCTCGCGATGGTGGCGGTATCCGACCAGTTCTCACCGACCAGGATCGCTTCCGGGAATCTCTTCCGGATCTTCTTGGCGAATCCGCGCCAGACTGCGTGGGTTGTGGCGGTGTCCGCCTGACCGGGGCCCGGGCCGTTTTCGACCAGGTAACGGGCCGCGTCCAGCCGGAGCCCGGCCGCCCCGCGCTTGAGCCACAGTCGCGCCAGTTTGTTGATCTTCTTTCTGGTCTTCTTGTGGCTCAGATTGAGGTCGGGCATGCCGCTCCAGAAGAGCCCGTAGTAGTAGCTGCCGTCGACCGGGCTCGGGTGCCAGACCGGTCCGTTGCCCCAGGGCTGCGTCCAGCCCGGGTTGGTGTCGCTCCACACGTACCAGTCGCGGAAGGAGCCCGAAGCCGCGGCATCAGTGAACCACGGGTGCTGCGAGCTGGTGTGATTGATGACGAAGTCCAGGATGACGCGGATCCCGCGCCGCTCGGCCTCGATCATCAGCTCCTCGAAATCGGCCAGCTCGCCGTAGTCGGGCTCGATCGATTCGTAGTCGGTGACGTCGTAGCCGTGGTACGAGGGCGACGAGAACACCGGCATGAGCCAGAGTCCGCGAACGCCGAGATCGTCGGTGGTCGCCGGGTTGCCGTCATTCAGATAGTCGAGCTTCGAGGTTAGCCCTTGCAGGTCGCCGATGCCGTCGCCGTTGGAGTCGAAGAACGAGCGCACGAAGACCTGGTAGAAGACGGTGCCGTCGAGCCAGTCGTGCCGCCACGGGGCGGCCGCGGCGGGTGCCGCGAGCGCGATCGCAATGCAGGCTAGGACGGCAGCGGTGGTGAGTCGTCGCATCGAGATCCCTAACGTTGAGCAATATATCCGAGGTCAGAGAAACGGCGGTCCGCCTTGGGCGCCGATCGGCAGGCAGCCATCCAGGGGACGCCTCGGGCTTCTCGGCCTGCCGGGGTCAGGCTCTCGGCTTCGCGCCGCTGCGCGCAAACCGATGCCGCCTGCGAAGGGCGAACTCGAGCGCTCGCGGCGAGCCCCCTGGCCGGCTGCCTGCCGAATCGGCCTGCCCCTGGCGTGCCCGTGGGCTCGGACGATCGGTGGCGGTTGAGGCATCCGATCTGCAAAACATCTGCTGGTTTCGTGCAGGAAAGGCCGGCCGCGTGCCTCTTGCGAGTGAGGTCCGCCGAGCGAGAAGAGCGCACCGGCGGCCTACTGTCGGTGCGGTGGACCCCGGAGTTGGTTCGAGGAATTCGGTCGAGATTCTTCGGCTTTGCCTCAGAATGACAAGGGTATGTGGCCGGCTACATGCCGGCGAGGACCGGGCCGATCAGAAAGGTCGACATGAAGCCGCCGAGCCCGGTCGCCACGCGCTCGAGGTCAGGCGGCAAGACCACCTTGACCACGACCGGCTCGATTGTGATCTTCCAGTCGCCATAGTTCTGCTCCTCACCTTCGTCGGTCAGCACGGTCACGACCTCGCGAGTCTTCGTCTGGCGAGCACCGATGAAGTAGCGGTGGCCGGGCTCGATCACGACGTCCAGCGGATCGACCTGGATCTGCTGGCGCTCGATGGCCTCGAGATCGGGAACCATGCGCTGGGCCGGGCCCTCGGGCCAGACTCGGATAGTGTGCTCTCCCGCCGGCAGCGAGAAGGTGCGCTTCTGGTACATCACCGGCCGCCCGTCGATCTCGTAGATGTGCGCCGGCTCGATGCCCCATCCGACCTCCTCGTCGATCGTGTTGACCACGCGCCCGTCCTTCGGGACCGGCAGCGGCTCCGGAACCGGGTTCGCCGAGCAGGCGAGGAGGCCCAGTCCGGCAGGCAGAAGAAGGGCGGTCGAGATGCGACGATTCACGGCGGCGGCGACTCCTGGCCCGGAAACGATATCTCAAAATGCGCCTTCCGAACCTTGTCATTCCGAGGGAGCGCCAGCGGCCGAGGAATCCCGGCGGGGCGGTGCAGTTCGCCTGAATCGGACCGTTGCCCCGGGATTCTTCGCTCCGCTCAGAATGACAAGGCGAAAGCGGGAACTCCTTCGCAAGCCGGGACCGGCGGAATGACGAGGTGAAAACTGTGCTGACTGAAGCGCTCGGAACTGCGACACTGTCGGCCCTATCGACCAATGCGAGTCGCCCCGTGGTTCCTTGTGAGAGGCTTGGACGAAACCGCACGAGCGAGGCACGCGATGAGCCCCAAGCTGACTCCCAAGGTGATCCTCGAAGGCACCCGCCTGACCTGGAAGACCGAGATCGCCTTTCGCCTCAACGAGCATCCGCGACTGGTCGGTCGGCGCAAGTACCGTTATCACTCGCCGCTGATTTCGGCCGAGTGGTGCGGGTTCACCAACACGCCCTGGGGCCGCGGTCTGATCAACTTCGAGCCCCACGAAGCCGAACGGGCGATGGAGACCTATCGAACCTGGTTGCGCTTGTTCGAGCTGCTGCCGCACTATTCCTGGATCGTCGATCGCTTCCACCTTTCGACGCGGGCGTACCAGCGCCGGGCGCACGGAGTCGATTACGACTTCGGCTGGCTGGAAGAGGGACTGAAGGCGCTCGGCTTCCGCCTGATTCTGTGCACGCGCCGGTCGGAGTCGTTCGTCGCGGCGCGCGAGCGAGGGCTGGCGGTGTCAGGCAATCCGGGTCAGTACGACGACCTCGGCCAGTTCGTTGCCGAGCAGGAGTCGATGCGCGAGCTGGTCCGAGAGTCGGCCCTCGATAGCTTCGAACTGGACGTCTCGGATGACGCTGTCGACGGCGCGGCGGATCGCATCGCCGATTGGCTCGAGGCAACGGGCGGCCTCTACGCCGGGCAGGCGGCGCCGTGAGCCGGGGGAGGCCGGCCGTTG is part of the bacterium genome and harbors:
- a CDS encoding alpha-amylase; translated protein: MRRLTTAAVLACIAIALAAPAAAAPWRHDWLDGTVFYQVFVRSFFDSNGDGIGDLQGLTSKLDYLNDGNPATTDDLGVRGLWLMPVFSSPSYHGYDVTDYESIEPDYGELADFEELMIEAERRGIRVILDFVINHTSSQHPWFTDAAASGSFRDWYVWSDTNPGWTQPWGNGPVWHPSPVDGSYYYGLFWSGMPDLNLSHKKTRKKINKLARLWLKRGAAGLRLDAARYLVENGPGPGQADTATTHAVWRGFAKKIRKRFPEAILVGENWSDTATIASYFGSTNAVPGGDELPLNFNFPLASAVIRAVRDRDRTEIDTVLSEMAAAYPAGVRDTPFLTNHDQRRLAAELGNDAARLRTAASILLTLPGVPFVYYGEELGLGNGPTSGDESKRTPMPWDDTVSGGFTAGQPWFPLAPGHQRTNVESQTEDSRSLLSHYRGLIRARSTSPALGAGNLELLDVDNPSIMVFVRSRSSERVLIAINLSDGFQTVSGIDREAPERDEIYVDGNAQLNGASGNLGLLLPPGATGIWRLDR